In Bombus vancouverensis nearcticus chromosome 1, iyBomVanc1_principal, whole genome shotgun sequence, a single genomic region encodes these proteins:
- the LOC117153409 gene encoding uncharacterized protein LOC117153409 isoform X2, which translates to MSRVTTLLLLICINAGLSYGMECTFGNKNFISRAINSCPGLLDPMEKSYCCYDISSEKIYCCDAMEFGFQSSWIVLIAVTILAVLFTITVFCISCLCCSCCPWYRRRHRGTVYGIHVPSMVHVIQSPTSIPQPTPHYINTAYPTNSTGISQPPIYSEVIYEKQAPYNPNYMSSTQQ; encoded by the exons ATGTCGCGTGTTACTACTTTATTGCTGCTTATTTGCATCAACGCGGGGTTATCTTATG GAATGGAGTGCACGTTCGGGAACAAAAACTTCATATCACGAGCAATCAATTCATGCCCAGGATTGCTTGATCCTATGGAAAAATCTTATTGTTGCTATGATATTTCTAGTGAAAAAATTTATTGCTGTGATGCTATGGAATTTGGTTTTCAATCGTCATg GATAGTGCTGATAGCGGTTACCATATTAGCCGTTCTGTTTACAATAACAGTATTCTGCATATCATGCCTATGCTGTAGTTGCTGCCCATGGTATCGCAGACGTCATCGAGGAACAGTTTATGGAA TACACGTACCTAGTATGGTACATGTAATTCAATCACCCACGAGTATTCCACAACCAACTCCACACTATATAAACACTGCGTATCCTACGAATTCCACAG GAATATCACAACCACCGATTTATTCTGAAGTTATTTATGAAAAACAAGCACCTTATAATCCAAATTATATGTCTTCAACGCAACAGTAA
- the LOC117153409 gene encoding uncharacterized protein LOC117153409 isoform X1 produces MSRVTTLLLLICINAGLSYGMECTFGNKNFISRAINSCPGLLDPMEKSYCCYDISSEKIYCCDAMEFGFQSSWIVLIAVTILAVLFTITVFCISCLCCSCCPWYRRRHRGTVYGKVHVPSMVHVIQSPTSIPQPTPHYINTAYPTNSTGISQPPIYSEVIYEKQAPYNPNYMSSTQQ; encoded by the exons ATGTCGCGTGTTACTACTTTATTGCTGCTTATTTGCATCAACGCGGGGTTATCTTATG GAATGGAGTGCACGTTCGGGAACAAAAACTTCATATCACGAGCAATCAATTCATGCCCAGGATTGCTTGATCCTATGGAAAAATCTTATTGTTGCTATGATATTTCTAGTGAAAAAATTTATTGCTGTGATGCTATGGAATTTGGTTTTCAATCGTCATg GATAGTGCTGATAGCGGTTACCATATTAGCCGTTCTGTTTACAATAACAGTATTCTGCATATCATGCCTATGCTGTAGTTGCTGCCCATGGTATCGCAGACGTCATCGAGGAACAGTTTATGGAA AAGTACACGTACCTAGTATGGTACATGTAATTCAATCACCCACGAGTATTCCACAACCAACTCCACACTATATAAACACTGCGTATCCTACGAATTCCACAG GAATATCACAACCACCGATTTATTCTGAAGTTATTTATGAAAAACAAGCACCTTATAATCCAAATTATATGTCTTCAACGCAACAGTAA
- the sturkopf gene encoding lipid droplet associated hydrolase sturkopf — protein MQRAMLQINGIPTQVITEGRWVEEGLAEYGKKDIVLVITGNPGIAEFYEGFIKTIKSRLPTEVPVWVVGNAGHVQPPNNLAITMPSNSTWNEHYSLMAQLEHKKDFIKKYVPDDARLHLIGHSIGSWMILNILKDDIIAKKITKCYLLFPTIEHLATTTNGWIFTKIILRIASFLILIAWTFQFLPHVLKIFFISMIALLKGVPSKYNNALLQLVNPHVIERIIKMAKEEMEIIKERDDDIISKYADKLWLYYGNCDGWTPVKYYEDLKSKHSDLNAELCKHGYDHSFVLQYDKEMGKLVADVINDNIL, from the exons ATGCAACGTGCTATGTTACAAATAAATGGCATACCAACTCAAGTAATTACAGAAGGTCGTTGGGTAGAAGAAGGCCTTGCAGAGTATGGTAAGAAAGACATAGTACTTGTTATTACGGGTAACCCTGGCATTGCAGAATTTTATGAGGGATTTataaaaactataaaatcaaGACTTCCTACTGAAGTACCTGTTTGGGTGGTTGGAAATGCTGGTCATGTACAACCACCGAACAATTTAGCAATTACTATGCCAAGTAATTCAACTTGGAACGAACATTATAGTTTAATGGCACAATTAGAGCACAAG AAAGACttcataaaaaaatatgtacCAGACGATGCAAGACTGCATCTTATTGGGCATTCAATAGGGAGTTGgatgatattaaatatactAAAAGATGATATCATTGCTAAAAAAATAACCAAATGTTATCTATTATTTCCAACCATAGAACATTTAGCCACAACCACTAATGGATGGATATTCACTAAAATT ATATTGCGCATTGCATCCTTTCTCATTCTTATTGCTTGGACTTTTCAATTTCTTCCACATGttttaaaaatcttttttatcaGTATGATAGCACTATTAAAAGGAGTTCCTTCAAAATACAATAACGCGTTACTTCAATTGGTAAATCCTCATGTCATAGAAAGGATAATTAAAATGGCAAAGgaagaaatggaaataataaaagaaCGAGATGACGACATAATTTCAAAATATGCAGATAAATTATGGTTGTATTATGGCAACTGTGATGGTTGGACACCAGTTAAATATTATGAAGATTTGAAATCTAAGCATTCTGATCTCAATGCAGAACTATGTAAGCATGGTTATGATCATTCCTTTGTTTTGCAGTATGATAAAGAAATGGGAAAGCTTGTTGCCGATGTAATTAATGATAACATATTGTaa